From Nicotiana tabacum cultivar K326 chromosome 22, ASM71507v2, whole genome shotgun sequence, one genomic window encodes:
- the LOC107762009 gene encoding uncharacterized protein LOC107762009 isoform X2, with protein sequence MRHRTGSKPIREIMYEFVGKDGNPPDTATIFFETRKKDDKLVEPETNEKYVVERCFGPQRKSHVVGFGGGITAKELKGANSSKDALLEKLSATEKENKSLKECIEGLESKCDVLESKYAQLASAVFNQASSSSSSEQ encoded by the exons ATGCGTCATCGTACGGGTAGTAAGCCTATTCGAGAGATCATGTATGAATTT GTAGGCAAAGATGGAAACCCCCCAGATACGGCAACTATCTTTTTTGAGACTCGTAAGAAGGACGACAAGCTTGTCGAACCTGAAACCaatgaaaaatat GTCGTAGAAAGGTGCTTCGGACCTCAACGCAAGAGTCATGTAGTTGGATTTGGTGGTGGAATTACTGCTAAGGAGTTAAAAGGTGCTAACTCCTCCAAGGATGCATTGTTGGAAAAGTTGAGTGctactgaaaaagaaaataaatcacTAAAAGAGTGCATAGAAGGGTTAGAGAGTAAATGCGATGTTCTAGAGAGTAAATATGCACAACTTGCAAGTGCAGTGTTTAACCaggcttcatcctcatcttcaagtgaacAATAG
- the LOC107762009 gene encoding uncharacterized protein LOC107762009 isoform X1: MGKNKNYNAVAFNQNKLAQKDSLGPLGFDPILEYDASFSDEEAMQGTQRSKISPYEYEKAKKVRVSVEQRTSISKNKNYNAVASNQNKQAQKDSLWPPDFDPILECDSSFTDEEATQGTKRSEIRPHESEKAKKVRGKN; encoded by the exons ATGGgcaaaaataaaaactataatGCAGTAGCTTTTAATCAGAATAAGCTAGCTCAGAAGGATAGTCTTGGGCCTCTTGGTTTTGATCCAATATTGGAATATGATGCTTCCTTTTCTGATGAAGAAGCGATGCAAGGCACTCAGAGAAGCAAAATAA GTCCATATGAATATGAAAAGGCCAAAAAAGTAAGAGTAAGCGTTGAACAGAGAACTTCGATTAgcaaaaataaaaactataatGCAGTAGCTTCTAATCAGAATAAGCAAGCTCAGAAGGATAGTCTTTGGCCTCCTGATTTTGATCCAATATTGGAATGTGATTCTTCCTTCACTGATGAAGAAGCGACGCAAGGCACAAAAAGAAGCGAAATAA GGCCACATGAATCTGAAAAGGCCAAAAAAGTGAGAGGAAAAAACTAG